One Oreochromis niloticus isolate F11D_XX linkage group LG16, O_niloticus_UMD_NMBU, whole genome shotgun sequence genomic window carries:
- the cmss1 gene encoding protein CMSS1 isoform X2 has translation MGDDLGDEWWQHEYKSDASEVEEEETEQKKKPAEKTKTKPEKRKIVTEKPAKAKKKKNNEQNEQTIPPRKETRDEKSAKPPKKRKKKKTITDVLATSEPKPGCPADLQDLVTQYFKDKRSVIEQEELKVQDSFFLSSNDLTHTLSSYLKQIAPKWAKIQKQHTEKSSVVLLVVCSSALRTIELIKQLTSFKGEAKAVKLFAKHIKIEEQVKLLQKGISHIGVGTPGRISALIEREGLSLQALRYLVLDWNWRDQKLRRIVDIPEILLVGLQETRKKRLENS, from the exons ATGCAtctgaggtggaggaggaggagacggaacaaaagaaaaagccagcagaaaaaacaaagacaaaaccaGAGAAGAGGAAGATTGTAACAGAGAAGCCTGCTAAagccaagaagaagaaaaataatgagCAG AACGAGCAGACGATCCCTCCAAGGAAGGAGACTCGGGATGAAAAGTCCgctaaaccccccaaaaagagAAAG aaaaagaaaacgaTAACAGATGTCTTGGCCACCTCTGAGCCAAAACCAGGCTGTCCAGCTGACCTGCAGGATCTGGTTACACAGTACTTTAAAGACAAGCGGTCTGTAATTGAGCAGGAGGAGCTCAAAGTGCAGG ACTCCTTTTTCCTGTCTAGTAATGACTTGACACACACCCTCTCTTCTTATCTGAAACAGA tTGCTCCCAAGTGGGCAAAGATTCAAAAGCAGCACACAGAAAAAAGTTCTGTGGTTCTGCTTGTCGTCTGCAGCTCTGCTCTCCGAACCATCGAGCTCATCAA GCAGCTGACTAGTTTCAAGGGTGAAGCCAAAGCAGTGAAGCTTTTTGCAAAACATATCAAG ATAGAAGAGcaggtgaagctgctgcagaaagGCATCTCCCACATAGGAGTGGGGACACCAGGGAGGATCAGTGCTCTCATTGAgagag AGGGTTTGAGCTTGCAGGCATTGAGATACCTGGTTCTGGACTGGAACTGGAGGGATCAGAAGCTCAGAAGGATAGTGGACATTCCTGAG ATCTTGCTTGTTGGTCTACAAGAAACGAGGAAGAAACGATTGGAAAACTCTTAA
- the cmss1 gene encoding protein CMSS1 isoform X1, whose protein sequence is MGDDLGDEWWQHEYKSDASEVEEEETEQKKKPAEKTKTKPEKRKIVTEKPAKAKKKKNNEQNEQTIPPRKETRDEKSAKPPKKRKKKKTITDVLATSEPKPGCPADLQDLVTQYFKDKRSVIEQEELKVQDSFFLSSNDLTHTLSSYLKQIAPKWAKIQKQHTEKSSVVLLVVCSSALRTIELIKQLTSFKGEAKAVKLFAKHIKIEEQVKLLQKGISHIGVGTPGRISALIEREGLSLQALRYLVLDWNWRDQKLRRIVDIPEIKQDLMKLLESGVLARCKEDKVKIGLF, encoded by the exons ATGCAtctgaggtggaggaggaggagacggaacaaaagaaaaagccagcagaaaaaacaaagacaaaaccaGAGAAGAGGAAGATTGTAACAGAGAAGCCTGCTAAagccaagaagaagaaaaataatgagCAG AACGAGCAGACGATCCCTCCAAGGAAGGAGACTCGGGATGAAAAGTCCgctaaaccccccaaaaagagAAAG aaaaagaaaacgaTAACAGATGTCTTGGCCACCTCTGAGCCAAAACCAGGCTGTCCAGCTGACCTGCAGGATCTGGTTACACAGTACTTTAAAGACAAGCGGTCTGTAATTGAGCAGGAGGAGCTCAAAGTGCAGG ACTCCTTTTTCCTGTCTAGTAATGACTTGACACACACCCTCTCTTCTTATCTGAAACAGA tTGCTCCCAAGTGGGCAAAGATTCAAAAGCAGCACACAGAAAAAAGTTCTGTGGTTCTGCTTGTCGTCTGCAGCTCTGCTCTCCGAACCATCGAGCTCATCAA GCAGCTGACTAGTTTCAAGGGTGAAGCCAAAGCAGTGAAGCTTTTTGCAAAACATATCAAG ATAGAAGAGcaggtgaagctgctgcagaaagGCATCTCCCACATAGGAGTGGGGACACCAGGGAGGATCAGTGCTCTCATTGAgagag AGGGTTTGAGCTTGCAGGCATTGAGATACCTGGTTCTGGACTGGAACTGGAGGGATCAGAAGCTCAGAAGGATAGTGGACATTCCTGAG ATCAAACAGGATCTTATGAAGCTGTTGGAGAGTGGCGTCTTGGCTCGCTGTAAAGAAGACAAAGTCAAAATTGGACTATTTTAA
- the tmem30c gene encoding transmembrane protein 30C — translation MGKVKGKPGPLARRPDNSAFKQQRLPAWSPMLTANTVLPFFYFMALICLLLGVWLLLTVQNTQEMKLDYTEAETCNKCFEMRKNVSNANETCICTVNFRIDKPFEGDVFFYYGLRNFHQNLRRYMDSRDDGQTVGRKKNLKDPSSYCEPFLKDPSGRPIAPCGAVANSIFNDSFTLRYHYSNGIGEVPLLREGLTWYTDKYIKFRNPTTDNLTLAQVFEGTAPPPYWQKPVYKLDPSNPMNNGFINDDFIVWMREAAFPNFKKLYGILFRNDNPFTKGLPAGNYSIDISYNFPVQYFRGRKEVVLTTVTWFGGQNHFLPIAYLVTSSLILLTAVVLTVVWWKFGKDGKNMKE, via the exons ATGGGGAAGGTGAAAGGCAAGCCCGGGCCCTTGGCTCGGAGACCCGACAACTCCGCTTTCAAACAGCAGCGGTTACCTGCCTGGTCTCcaatgctaactgctaacacCGTGCTGCCTTTTTTCTACTTTATGGCTTTGATTTGTCTGCTGTTGGGAGTATGGCTGCTTCTCACTGTGCAGAACACCCAGGAAATGAAG CTGGACTACACAGAGGCCGAAACCTGCAACAAGTGTTTTGAAATGCGTAAAAATGTGAGCAACGCAAACGAGACCTGCATCTGCACAGTGAATTTTAGGATTGACAAACCATTTGAG GGAGATGTCTTTTTCTACTACGGACTCCGTAACTTTCATCAGAACCTTCGCAGATACATGGACTCCAGAGATGATGGGCAGACAGTTGGAAGGAAGAAAAATTTAAAG GACCCAAGTTCATATTGTGAGCCATTTTTGAAAGATCCCAGCGGACGCCCGATTGCTCCCTGTGGCGCTGTGGCCAACAGCATCTTCAACG ACTCCTTCACCCTGCGGTATCATTATTCCAACGGCATAGGTGAGGTTCCTTTGTTGCGGGAAGGCCTCACGTGGTACACGGACAAATACATCAAATTCCGCAACCCAACAACTGACAACTTGACTCTAGCGCAAGTGTTTGAAG GAACGGCGCCACCTCCATACTGGCAGAAGCCCGTGTACAAGCTCGATCCTTCCAATCCCATGAACAACGGTTTCATCAATGACGATTTCATTGTATGGATGAGGGAGGCAGCTTTCCCCAACTTCAAGAAACTTTATGGAATCTTATTCCGAAACGACAACCCCTTCACGAAGGGGCTTCCAGCAGGCAATTACAGCATCGATATATCCTACA ACTTTCCCGTGCAGTATTTTCGAGGCAGAAAGGAAGTGGTGCTGACAACGGTGACCTGGTTTGGAGGTCAGAACCATTTCCTGCCTATTGCTTACCTCGTAACCAGCAGCCTGATCCTCCTGACAGCAGTCGTCCTCACGGTGGTCTGGTGGAAGTTTGGAAAAGATGGGAAGAACATGAAGGAGTGA